A single window of Aphidius gifuensis isolate YNYX2018 linkage group LG1, ASM1490517v1, whole genome shotgun sequence DNA harbors:
- the LOC122850925 gene encoding uncharacterized protein LOC122850925 produces the protein MVTQCCAIGCGKKQSKGTTILKAFPRDPDRRQIWATAAGVSQIKPSSRLCELHFDESQYEQHRQDGLKKLKPNAVPTLFGDVLTDYLSKDHQDKSNTIHDASWTSCESLNQLSTMDLDESLSSSLPNVSDEIIDECTTDNPMSLSELPKSDNTKSVPSDEQQIELPLINLDKEHSVSIFTHNVYPDTLNSVSSIPADELQAELINKYNQEVIKLNLMLQDQHRLHRHEISSLSKEVESLKKMNIGLEGELRVEQEKRVKSEQQREKIENKLNRLFNVFDNSSFLKNLLIELSNDNERYWSPQLVKSAVQLRFAIGWKGYQFIQNQLKIPLPSYSTVCRAVSNFNFDPGFLSDLVPLLEKKMQSHTSSTQDDCILLLDEFELQKQLEFEQGAMFHDIPLGNLTRKKKKKTRLL, from the exons atggtaACTCAATGTTGTGCAATTGGCTGTggtaaaaaacaatcaaaaggAACCACAATACTCAAGGCTTTCCCTAGAGATCCAGATCGCCGTCAAATATGGGCTACTGCTGCTGGTGTGAGCCAAATAAAACCAAGCTCAAGGTTATGTGAG ctCCATTTTGATGAATCTCAATATGAACAACACCGTCAGGAtggcttaaaaaaattaaaaccaaatGCAGTGCCAACTTTATTTGGTGATGTTTTGACAGATTATTTGAGTAAAGACCACCAAGATAAAAGTAACACCA tacatGATGCTAGTTGGACTTCATGTGAATCACTTAACCAGTTGTCAACAATGGACTTAGATGAATCTTTATCCAGTTCATTGCCTAATGTGAGTGATGAAATCATAGATGAATGTACCACTGACAACCCAATGAGTTTATCTGAGTTACCAAAGTCTGATAATACCAAATCTGTACCAAGTGATGAGCAGCAGATTGAATTGCCACTTATAAACTTGGATAAGGAACATTCAGTATCAATTTTTACTCATAATGTTTATCCTGATACTTTAAATAGTGTTTCATCAATTCCTGCTGATGAATTACAAGCAgaattaatcaacaaatataatCAAGaagttattaaattgaatttaatgctTCAAGATCAACATCGTCTTCATCGACATGAAATTTCGAGTTTAAGCAAGGAAGTAGAAAGCTTGAAGAAAATGAATATTGGATTGGAAGGTGAATTGCGAGTTGAACAAGAAAAAAGAGTAAAGTCAGAACAACAacgagaaaaaattgaaaataaattaaacaggctttttaatgtttttgataacagttcttttttgaaaaatcttttaattGAGTTATCCAACGACAATGAACGGTACTGGAGCCCACAGTTAGTCAAGTCAGCAGTCCAGTTGCGTTTTGCAA TTGGTTGGAAAGGTTATCAATTTATCCAGAACCAGCTTAAAATTCCTTTACCTAGTTACTCTACTGTTTGTAGGGCAGTAagtaatttcaattttgatCCTGGCTTTTTATCGGATCTTGTACctttgttagaaaaaaaaatgcaatcaCATACATCGTCAACCCAAGATGACTGCATTTTGTTGCTTGACGAATTTGAGCTGCAAAAACAATTGGAGTTTGAACAAGGAGCTA TGTTTCATGACATACCACTGGGAAATCTtacccgaaaaaaaaaaaaaaaaactagattaTTATAA